The nucleotide window ctgtATACTGActtatgctgttttttttttgtttgttcttagtCAGTGTTTAAAATTAGATTACTATTTCTCCAATCGTTTTtgagaattatcaccttttttgtCAGAGAATGGCTTTCCTCATCAGCTTCATCTTTTTGTCAAGTTGGACAACTATAGCGTTTACATTTCCTCACAACACTTTTGACAATATTCGGCGAGGGTCAAAGATTGAATTTGAATCATCTGGCAGTGGACCCTATGAACCTGTCCAGGGAATAGTCAAAGTTGTGCAGCTGGACCCTCGTGCCTTATCCCAGTCAGGGCTCTTCAGACAGGGACTGATCCCCAGAAGAGCCCCCTCCCTTCGCTCCAGATTGTCCTACCCTGCCTTCCTGTCTCAAGGGCGTCCAGGTCCAGCCTCCAAAGCCCCTGTAAGTCCACTACACCACCTGCACCCTAAAACCCCCACTGAGATGGAACTAAAGAAGAGACAAGGCCTGCAGATGTGGCAGAGAGCCATAGATAAAGGAGACAAGATGACCATGTCCCTGCCAGTCAACCTGAAGGACACTAAACAGATGTGTACTGCAGTACCTTTCACTCAGGTAAGAGATGTTTATATCATGCATGTTATTCTAAGAGTTTATTTCATTCCCCTGCCAAACATATTTCTgtgcacacagaaaaagagcatgaaaaatgttattaagATGAGTGATTTTTTTACACACTGAAATAGAATATAGCAAATATCTTTGTGTGAGGGAGTGTTGATATTTCAGTGGCAATTAGAGAGATGTCTGCTCAGTCATAAAGCTGATTATGGCTCTGCTGGTGGATTAGCAG belongs to Scomber scombrus chromosome 2, fScoSco1.1, whole genome shotgun sequence and includes:
- the dand5 gene encoding DAN domain family member 5, whose product is MAFLISFIFLSSWTTIAFTFPHNTFDNIRRGSKIEFESSGSGPYEPVQGIVKVVQLDPRALSQSGLFRQGLIPRRAPSLRSRLSYPAFLSQGRPGPASKAPVSPLHHLHPKTPTEMELKKRQGLQMWQRAIDKGDKMTMSLPVNLKDTKQMCTAVPFTQRVTADGCNTVTVHNKLCFGQCSSLFVPSEGEFVELGAGVGLHRRAPCSRCAPSKAHTVAVPLRCGDEVRQKRVMMVEECKCETGREERNAEAAPSPHL